A region of Zeugodacus cucurbitae isolate PBARC_wt_2022May chromosome 5, idZeuCucr1.2, whole genome shotgun sequence DNA encodes the following proteins:
- the LOC105215543 gene encoding trypsin-4 — translation MLRLRLQLLAAIAFSALAWTHAASTFSGASFSRIVGGTAARDISIPYIVSLRTFSFHICGGSIINARTVLTAAHCLVASDARDLQIHAGTKTRSSHEGVLIDVAAIHFDRRFSMDTMDYDIGLVRLARALTFSLRIQPIALPAAGDVVLDDDVALVAGWGYKSAYGPGSYVLQYARVPIINQAVCNKQLEGSVTDRMLCAGYAKGGIDACQMDSGGPLVVDEKLVGIVSWGVGCAQPNKPGVYTRVSALIDWVQTTLAEQYSDSIPRDKKK, via the coding sequence ATGTTGAGACTACGCCTACAATTGCTCGCAGCAATTGCTTTCAGCGCGCTCGCATGGACCCATGCGGCCAGCACTTTCTCGGGCGCCTCGTTCAGTCGCATTGTGGGTGGTACAGCGGCGCGTGATATCAGCATACCGTACATAGTGTCGTTGAGGACATTCAGCTTCCATATTTGTGGTGGTTCGATAATCAATGCGCGTACCGTGCTCACTGCAGCCCATTGTCTGGTGGCCAGCGATGCTAGGGATTTACAAATCCATGCTGGCACGAAGACACGCTCCTCGCATGAGGGTGTATTGATCGATGTTGCGGCTATACATTTCGATCGTCGCTTCAGCATGGACACTATGGATTACGATATCGGTTTGGTGCGTCTGGCTCGTGCACTTACCTTCAGCTTACGCATACAACCAATCGCCTTGCCCGCCGCCGGCGATGTAGTGTTGGATGATGATGTCGCTTTGGTCGCTGGTTGGGGTTACAAGTCCGCTTATGGTCCAGGCTCTTACGTTTTACAATACGCTCGTGTTCCGATTATTAATCAGGCTGTCTGCAATAAGCAGTTGGAAGGATCCGTCACTGATCGCATGCTCTGCGCTGGCTATGCCAAAGGTGGCATCGATGCTTGCCAAATGGATTCAGGTGGTCCCCTGGTGGTGGATGAGAAATTAGTGGGCATTGTGTCGTGGGGTGTGGGTTGTGCACAGCCCAACAAACCTGGTGTTTACACACGCGTATCAGCGCTGATCGACTGGGTACAGACCACTTTGGCAGAACAGTATTCGGACAGCATTCCGAGagataaaaagaaataa